In Calothrix sp. PCC 7507, one DNA window encodes the following:
- a CDS encoding O-antigen ligase — MLGDRSHSFITHPKKTFLGDKFLVWHSWMLLGYALCGRGFSYFGIAPAYIGEITLIFGLVTLSINKSILKIIKLPQTWFLILFMLWCSINTIPYFSKYGLYTFRDAAIWYYSFFALIVATLLVGRPQRLLFMVEQYKIFSKIFIIIIPVLWVVSKGVQLPIMPGSRDIEIITLKPADTLTHLSAIATFFISSNLLQFKPILFILMFLINLGVVIINANRAGSLAFLNVFTLLSITNYRKSKIWQIMSFVLFIILLCFIINPELFQPLITKINSIFIDNKERQGTKTFRLAWWNYIINYTFFGDYFWTGKGFGINLATDSGFDPLGDGFVRSPHNGHITILARTGVPGLVLWLLVQLSWAGGILFKYYQCRVQKQLKWAGIFLTLLTYWVAAMTVTTFEVVIEGPTGGIWIWTMYGVGLAAMKIYQRYPQILY, encoded by the coding sequence ATGCTAGGAGACAGAAGTCATTCATTTATTACTCATCCAAAAAAAACTTTCCTAGGTGATAAATTTCTAGTTTGGCATAGCTGGATGCTCTTAGGTTACGCCCTTTGTGGCAGAGGGTTTTCGTATTTTGGTATTGCTCCTGCTTACATTGGTGAAATTACCCTGATTTTTGGGTTAGTAACTTTAAGCATTAACAAATCAATTCTGAAAATTATTAAACTACCTCAAACATGGTTTTTGATACTTTTCATGCTGTGGTGTTCCATCAATACAATACCTTATTTCTCCAAATATGGCTTATATACTTTCCGAGATGCGGCAATTTGGTATTATAGTTTCTTTGCTTTAATAGTCGCTACTCTACTAGTTGGTAGACCACAGCGATTACTATTTATGGTTGAGCAATATAAAATTTTTAGCAAGATTTTTATAATTATTATTCCTGTTTTATGGGTAGTATCAAAAGGAGTACAATTGCCCATCATGCCAGGTTCAAGAGATATAGAGATAATTACTCTTAAACCCGCTGATACATTAACTCATTTATCGGCGATCGCTACTTTTTTTATCAGTTCAAATTTACTACAATTTAAACCTATATTGTTTATATTAATGTTTTTAATTAACTTGGGAGTTGTCATTATAAATGCCAACCGTGCAGGCTCACTCGCATTTTTGAATGTTTTCACCTTATTAAGTATTACTAATTATCGAAAAAGTAAGATTTGGCAAATAATGTCTTTTGTACTATTTATAATCTTGTTGTGCTTCATTATCAATCCCGAATTATTTCAGCCTTTAATTACCAAAATAAATAGTATTTTTATTGATAATAAAGAAAGACAGGGAACAAAAACTTTTCGTTTAGCGTGGTGGAATTATATTATTAACTACACTTTTTTTGGAGACTATTTCTGGACAGGCAAAGGTTTCGGTATAAATTTGGCAACTGATTCTGGTTTTGATCCTCTAGGTGATGGTTTTGTTCGCAGCCCACACAATGGACATATAACAATCCTCGCACGTACCGGTGTTCCGGGTTTAGTTCTATGGTTGTTAGTTCAACTTAGTTGGGCTGGAGGCATACTGTTCAAATATTATCAATGTAGAGTCCAGAAGCAATTAAAATGGGCGGGTATATTTCTGACCCTTCTCACTTATTGGGTAGCAGCTATGACTGTAACAACATTTGAGGTAGTGATTGAAGGACCAACAGGTGGTATTTGGATATGGACAATGTATGGTGTAGGTCTAGCAGCAATGAAAATTTATCAGCGTTATCCTCAAATTTTATATTGA
- a CDS encoding WecB/TagA/CpsF family glycosyltransferase: protein MVGRVFLPTKKVLDFPITALGFNEQIQTIMKWAIAKESKAVCVANVHMLMEAHWHPEFASVLCNADLVTPDGMPLVWMMRRLGAHYQDRVAGMDIFLALCQLMQTQNISISFVGSQTEILSKMRKRLEQEFPQLQIAVMEPLPFHPLTETEDTDLISKINSSGAGIVLVSLGCPKQEHWMAQHRGKIQAVMIGLGGVFPVYAGIQKRAPRIVRDLGLEWLYRWIQEPRRLWRRYIKTIPPFIWLASKQLLSSSRLAGVFLQETGD, encoded by the coding sequence ATGGTGGGAAGAGTGTTTCTACCTACTAAAAAAGTGCTTGATTTTCCCATTACTGCCTTAGGCTTTAACGAACAGATACAAACAATAATGAAGTGGGCGATCGCTAAAGAAAGTAAAGCTGTATGTGTAGCTAATGTGCATATGTTAATGGAGGCTCATTGGCATCCAGAGTTTGCTAGTGTATTATGCAATGCAGACCTAGTTACTCCTGATGGAATGCCTCTAGTTTGGATGATGCGCCGACTAGGAGCGCATTACCAAGATCGTGTCGCCGGAATGGATATTTTCCTCGCATTGTGTCAGCTAATGCAAACACAAAATATCAGTATTTCTTTTGTAGGTTCCCAAACCGAAATTCTGTCTAAAATGCGAAAAAGGCTAGAGCAAGAATTCCCGCAACTGCAAATAGCAGTCATGGAACCCCTACCCTTTCATCCCCTAACAGAAACAGAAGACACAGATTTAATTAGCAAGATTAACTCAAGTGGCGCTGGTATAGTTTTGGTATCTCTGGGGTGTCCAAAACAAGAGCATTGGATGGCTCAACACAGAGGAAAAATTCAAGCAGTCATGATTGGATTGGGTGGAGTTTTCCCTGTTTACGCAGGAATTCAAAAACGCGCACCCCGTATAGTTCGAGACTTAGGTTTGGAATGGTTGTATCGCTGGATTCAAGAGCCACGCCGACTCTGGCGGCGCTATATAAAGACGATACCCCCCTTTATTTGGCTAGCTAGCAAACAATTGCTGTCATCAAGTCGTCTTGCAGGAGTTTTCTTGCAAGAAACTGGAGATTGA
- a CDS encoding chlorophyll a/b-binding protein, which translates to MQPRTSKDLPPIVPEYNNLDRNAFLFGWTPQAEIWNGRFAMIGFLAYLLWDLAGYSVVRDVLHFIRYQ; encoded by the coding sequence ATGCAACCTCGCACTTCTAAGGATTTACCCCCAATTGTTCCAGAATATAACAATTTAGACCGTAATGCTTTCCTATTCGGCTGGACTCCTCAAGCGGAAATTTGGAACGGTCGCTTCGCAATGATTGGCTTTCTTGCCTACTTACTTTGGGATTTAGCTGGCTATAGCGTTGTTCGTGATGTTCTCCATTTCATTCGCTATCAGTAG
- a CDS encoding glycosyltransferase family 4 protein, whose translation MKVLVSAYACRPDMGSEPGLGWNTIQELAKKHQVWVLTREDNRLFIDAEIKKKSIPRLEFIYSDLPGIKWGEIGFITRHLHYYLWQIQAYFVGRQLHQAIGFETLHHVTYGTYTYPSFLSLLPVPFIWGPVGGGESAPYAFWQDFNLRGKIYEMLRSWIRWCKEYDPFLRLTAKKSILAWGTTQDTAGKLQKLGAVNVRIFSAVGLSQSEIAKLSQFPIPDILPVKFFSIGRLLHWKGFHLGLRAFAQAAIPNSEYWILGDGPERQHLQTLTKKLGISEQIKFWGQLPREQIFQLLGESHILVHPSLHESGGFVCMEAMAAGRPVICLDLGGPALQVTEDTGFKIPAHTPEQTVCDLAKAMTRLALDADLRRQMGQAGQKLARENFAWEVKGQLLAQFYEEILRPIKKEYDRWNEQKLIQ comes from the coding sequence ATGAAAGTGCTTGTGTCAGCCTATGCATGTAGACCAGATATGGGTTCTGAACCGGGACTAGGTTGGAACACAATTCAGGAACTAGCAAAAAAGCATCAAGTCTGGGTGCTAACTCGTGAAGATAATCGTCTATTTATTGACGCTGAAATCAAGAAAAAATCAATACCTAGACTAGAATTTATTTATTCTGATTTACCTGGTATTAAGTGGGGAGAAATTGGTTTTATAACTAGACATCTACATTACTACTTGTGGCAAATACAAGCATATTTTGTAGGACGCCAATTACATCAAGCAATTGGCTTTGAGACGCTACATCATGTTACTTACGGCACTTATACTTACCCTAGTTTTCTCTCTTTATTACCCGTTCCCTTTATTTGGGGGCCAGTTGGGGGTGGAGAATCTGCACCGTATGCTTTCTGGCAAGACTTCAATCTTCGTGGCAAAATTTATGAGATGCTACGAAGCTGGATTCGTTGGTGCAAAGAATATGATCCATTTTTGCGCTTAACTGCCAAGAAAAGTATTTTAGCCTGGGGAACAACTCAAGATACAGCAGGAAAATTGCAAAAACTTGGTGCGGTGAATGTGCGAATCTTTTCTGCTGTTGGTTTATCCCAGTCTGAAATAGCAAAACTTTCTCAGTTTCCCATACCGGATATCTTACCAGTTAAATTTTTTAGTATCGGCAGACTATTACATTGGAAAGGATTTCATTTAGGTTTGAGAGCGTTCGCCCAAGCAGCCATACCTAATAGTGAATACTGGATTCTTGGGGACGGGCCAGAACGCCAACATCTGCAAACTCTTACTAAAAAACTAGGTATTTCTGAACAAATTAAGTTTTGGGGTCAACTCCCAAGAGAGCAAATCTTTCAACTCTTAGGGGAGTCTCATATCTTGGTTCATCCCAGTCTACATGAGTCGGGAGGATTCGTTTGTATGGAAGCAATGGCTGCAGGTCGCCCAGTGATTTGCTTGGATTTGGGGGGACCGGCTTTGCAAGTGACAGAAGATACAGGCTTCAAGATTCCGGCTCATACTCCGGAACAAACAGTGTGTGACTTAGCTAAGGCGATGACTCGTTTGGCTTTGGACGCAGATTTGCGCCGACAGATGGGACAAGCTGGTCAAAAGTTGGCTAGGGAGAACTTTGCTTGGGAAGTTAAGGGTCAGCTTTTAGCTCAATTTTATGAAGAGATTCTGAGACCAATAAAAAAAGAATACGACAGATGGAATGAGCAAAAGCTTATACAGTAG
- a CDS encoding lipopolysaccharide biosynthesis protein: MKNLYSSGEKNQYFCTDHLKKDLKNRSIRGGAVTMIAQVFKFSLNLISNVVLARLLTPQDYGIVGMVTAITGFVTLFKDLGLSTATVQKEEINHQQVSTLFWVNIALSVATAFITVAIAPVLAWFYDQPRLLGITLALASGFIISGFGVQHTALLNRQMQYKALMFNDLLSMALGIVAAIAAALFGLGYWALVIMLLVCAVVNTVGVWMSCDWRPSLPVGRSGIGSMLAFGGHLTGFGTINYFARNLDNILIGRYWGAEQLGLYAKAYQLLLLPLTQISTPIARVAIPTLSRVQQEPQQFRYYYLKAIAIVAFLTMPTVTFLVIVSEEMIELLLGSQWNGTAELFRVLSISALVQPICHTTAWLYVSTGRADRMFKWGLFSSSLVVTSFFVGLPHQASGVALAYAIAMLLQTVPCIYFAIQGTAITMLDVLQTIQPTFVSSVVASAIVFAIKIIINASLPIWITVIIYSVVMTIVYLLLMFYVFGKKSFYLGLLRNFQK; the protein is encoded by the coding sequence ATGAAAAATCTCTATTCTAGTGGTGAAAAAAATCAGTATTTCTGCACCGATCATCTGAAGAAGGATCTAAAAAATCGTTCAATCCGGGGTGGTGCAGTCACAATGATTGCCCAAGTTTTTAAATTCAGCTTGAATTTAATATCTAATGTAGTGTTAGCTCGATTGTTGACACCGCAAGATTACGGAATAGTAGGTATGGTGACTGCCATTACTGGGTTTGTCACACTGTTCAAAGACTTAGGGTTATCAACTGCAACTGTCCAGAAAGAAGAGATTAATCACCAGCAAGTTAGTACTCTATTTTGGGTGAATATAGCTCTGAGCGTTGCTACTGCATTCATTACTGTGGCGATCGCACCGGTGCTGGCCTGGTTTTATGACCAACCCCGTTTGCTGGGGATTACTCTAGCGCTAGCAAGTGGATTCATTATTAGTGGATTTGGCGTGCAACACACAGCGTTGCTCAATCGCCAGATGCAATACAAAGCGCTGATGTTCAATGATCTTCTCTCGATGGCGCTGGGGATTGTGGCGGCGATCGCTGCAGCTTTGTTTGGTCTAGGCTATTGGGCATTAGTAATTATGCTACTGGTTTGTGCAGTTGTAAATACTGTAGGAGTTTGGATGAGCTGCGATTGGCGGCCAAGTCTTCCTGTAGGGCGATCGGGGATAGGCTCAATGCTGGCTTTTGGTGGTCATCTGACAGGCTTTGGTACGATTAACTATTTTGCTCGCAACCTCGACAACATTCTCATCGGGAGATATTGGGGTGCTGAACAATTGGGTTTATATGCTAAGGCTTATCAATTGCTACTACTACCGCTTACCCAGATTAGTACACCGATCGCACGTGTTGCTATTCCCACTTTGAGTAGAGTACAACAGGAACCGCAACAATTTCGCTACTACTATCTCAAAGCGATCGCCATAGTAGCCTTTTTGACTATGCCGACAGTCACTTTTCTGGTAATTGTCTCAGAAGAGATGATTGAATTACTGCTTGGTTCTCAATGGAATGGAACCGCAGAACTCTTTCGAGTTTTAAGCATATCTGCATTGGTTCAACCTATTTGTCACACCACTGCTTGGCTGTATGTCTCCACTGGTCGAGCTGATCGAATGTTCAAATGGGGTCTATTCTCTTCATCCTTAGTTGTGACATCATTTTTTGTCGGTTTACCACATCAAGCATCTGGAGTTGCTTTAGCCTACGCCATAGCAATGCTTTTACAGACTGTTCCTTGCATTTACTTTGCTATCCAAGGCACAGCTATCACCATGCTGGATGTATTGCAGACCATCCAACCAACATTCGTATCGTCCGTAGTCGCGAGTGCGATCGTCTTCGCTATCAAGATAATCATCAACGCCAGCCTGCCAATCTGGATCACAGTAATTATCTATTCTGTGGTGATGACCATAGTTTATCTCTTACTAATGTTCTATGTATTTGGTAAAAAATCTTTCTACTTAGGTCTTTTACGCAATTTTCAAAAATGA
- a CDS encoding gamma-glutamylcyclotransferase: MSNHIGHLHHNWVQSYDPAKLESKLQPRQQEEPMFYYFAYGSCMCPVDLKRSLGEHTHPYVVDTGILKGYRLGFYLYSPTRQCGVLDVVKDAKASVKGVLYQLPWRLSDRLDIREGVSQSVYSQELVDIHCQDRIYKNVRTYVVVNKLAEEVAPNDWYFNIVLRGAVTCGLPEEYCWNLFNHMYQLQLSKSA; this comes from the coding sequence ATGAGCAATCATATTGGACACTTACACCATAATTGGGTGCAATCTTATGATCCGGCAAAGCTAGAGTCGAAACTGCAACCAAGGCAACAAGAAGAGCCGATGTTCTACTATTTTGCCTATGGATCTTGTATGTGTCCAGTGGATTTGAAGCGATCGCTAGGTGAGCATACTCACCCTTATGTCGTTGATACTGGCATACTTAAAGGCTATCGATTGGGGTTTTATCTCTATTCACCTACTCGTCAATGCGGTGTTTTGGATGTGGTGAAAGATGCCAAAGCCAGTGTTAAAGGTGTGCTATATCAGTTACCCTGGCGATTGAGCGATCGCCTAGATATACGTGAAGGTGTTTCCCAAAGCGTCTATAGTCAAGAATTAGTAGATATTCATTGCCAAGACCGAATATATAAAAATGTTCGCACATATGTAGTAGTAAACAAACTTGCAGAGGAAGTCGCACCAAATGATTGGTACTTTAACATTGTGTTGCGAGGTGCTGTCACCTGCGGCCTACCAGAAGAATATTGCTGGAATTTGTTTAACCATATGTACCAATTACAACTAAGTAAATCGGCGTAA
- the leuA gene encoding 2-isopropylmalate synthase, producing the protein MLNNPATKYRQFHPINFPERTWPTKTITHPPIWLSTDLRDGNQALMEPMNGDRKLRMFNLLVNIGCKEIEIAFPSASQTDFDFVRNLIAQQLIPDDVTIQVLTPAREHLIRRTFEALQGAKRAIVHLYNATSPVFRRTVFGLDRLQTINLAIDAAKLFNELAAAQPNTNWQFQYSPETFTATELDFAKEICNAVLEVWQPTPQQKAIINLPATVEVATPNVFADQVEWMHNNLQFRDSLILSVHTHNDRGCAIASAELAQMAGAQRVEGCLFGNGERTGNVDLVTLALNLYTQGIHPGLDFSHINEVASIVEDCTQLPIHPRHPYVGDLVFTAFSGSHQDAIKKGFAAQSTNDFWEIPYLPLDPKDVGRSYESVVRVNSQSGKGGIAFLLEQDYNLVLPRQLQIEFSQIVQRVMDISGKEMSSQDLWQLFEQEYLQPEKPLKYISHQLLQTDDHSQIQRLWVTLQLNEQAIAICGQGNGPIDAFVNALGLNLQIHHYEEHSRNCGSNADAVAYVEIAGNLVQQPLHGIGIHSNIVTASLIAILNAVNRTWKLIDAEAQAKLVQSLAQREAVFTQ; encoded by the coding sequence GTGTTAAATAATCCCGCCACAAAATATCGCCAGTTTCACCCCATTAATTTCCCTGAACGTACTTGGCCGACTAAAACAATTACTCATCCTCCCATCTGGTTGAGTACTGATTTACGAGATGGTAACCAAGCATTGATGGAACCGATGAATGGCGATCGCAAATTACGCATGTTCAATCTGTTAGTCAATATTGGCTGCAAAGAAATTGAAATCGCTTTCCCATCCGCTTCACAAACCGATTTCGATTTTGTGCGAAATTTAATTGCACAACAGTTAATTCCTGACGATGTCACCATCCAAGTCTTGACACCAGCTAGAGAACACTTGATCCGTCGCACCTTTGAGGCTTTACAAGGTGCTAAACGGGCGATCGTGCATTTGTATAATGCCACTTCCCCAGTATTTCGGCGGACAGTTTTTGGCTTGGATCGTCTGCAAACAATTAATCTGGCTATTGATGCTGCTAAATTATTTAATGAGTTGGCAGCAGCACAACCAAATACAAATTGGCAATTTCAATATTCACCGGAAACCTTTACAGCCACCGAATTGGACTTCGCCAAGGAAATTTGTAACGCTGTCTTGGAAGTTTGGCAACCAACACCCCAGCAAAAAGCCATTATCAATCTGCCTGCAACTGTGGAAGTCGCTACCCCCAATGTATTTGCCGATCAAGTCGAGTGGATGCACAACAATTTGCAATTTAGAGATAGCTTGATTTTGAGTGTGCATACACATAACGATCGCGGTTGTGCGATCGCCTCTGCAGAACTTGCCCAAATGGCAGGCGCACAAAGGGTTGAGGGTTGTTTGTTTGGCAATGGCGAACGCACTGGTAATGTTGATTTAGTCACCTTGGCATTGAATCTCTACACCCAAGGTATCCACCCTGGTTTGGATTTTTCCCACATCAACGAAGTCGCCAGCATAGTTGAAGATTGTACACAGTTGCCAATTCACCCACGTCATCCATACGTCGGTGATCTGGTGTTCACAGCTTTTTCCGGTTCCCATCAAGATGCAATTAAAAAAGGATTTGCGGCACAGTCAACTAATGACTTCTGGGAAATTCCTTATTTACCCCTAGATCCTAAAGATGTTGGACGTAGCTATGAATCAGTGGTACGAGTGAATAGTCAATCTGGTAAAGGCGGCATTGCCTTTCTGCTGGAACAAGACTACAATTTGGTGTTACCCCGACAGTTGCAGATCGAGTTTAGTCAGATTGTCCAACGAGTTATGGATATCAGCGGCAAGGAAATGTCATCACAAGACTTGTGGCAATTGTTTGAGCAAGAGTATTTACAACCAGAGAAACCACTCAAGTACATTTCCCATCAGTTATTGCAAACCGATGATCACAGTCAAATTCAACGTCTTTGGGTAACATTACAACTGAATGAACAAGCGATCGCAATTTGTGGACAAGGAAATGGCCCTATTGATGCTTTTGTGAATGCCTTGGGTTTGAATCTGCAAATTCACCATTATGAAGAACATTCCCGCAATTGTGGCAGCAATGCTGATGCCGTTGCCTATGTTGAGATTGCAGGTAATCTTGTGCAACAGCCATTACACGGAATCGGTATTCATAGCAATATAGTGACTGCATCGCTGATCGCAATTCTCAACGCTGTTAACCGAACCTGGAAGTTAATAGATGCAGAGGCTCAAGCCAAACTAGTCCAAAGTTTAGCTCAGAGAGAAGCTGTGTTTACTCAATGA
- a CDS encoding AI-2E family transporter: MQSANKLPKWLSLGLAFPIAILNGWLLIQVIQYFQPLVSIFTAAVILAFVLNYPIQFLQERGVNRNLAIGGVLLLAVVTLVALGIILVPLIIEQLNELANILPSWIDSGTQQLQAFQDWALNQQELPINLSGLVTQILDRLSSQIQSFTGKILTFAVDTIGIVVNVLLAVVLTVYMVLNGERLWNGVFQWFPAHIASKVRQILREDFHNYFIGQATLGAVLGLTITLAFFALQVPLALLFGIGIGLFSLFPFGTGIGIAIVSSLVALQNFWLGVEVLGVAVAIDQVNANFVAPRILGNLTGLNPVWVVVSLLIGAKLGGVLGLLIAIPLASFIKDIADSWRAGEFIQINTIEPESVKVVSETAGTFS; the protein is encoded by the coding sequence ATGCAATCAGCAAACAAACTGCCAAAATGGTTAAGTCTCGGACTGGCATTTCCCATCGCCATTCTTAACGGTTGGCTATTAATCCAGGTAATACAGTATTTTCAACCTCTAGTCAGTATTTTCACAGCCGCCGTGATTCTGGCTTTTGTGTTGAACTATCCCATCCAGTTTCTCCAGGAACGTGGAGTAAATCGCAATTTGGCTATTGGGGGAGTGTTGCTGTTAGCTGTGGTGACATTAGTGGCATTAGGTATTATCTTAGTGCCGCTGATTATCGAACAACTTAACGAACTGGCTAACATCTTACCTAGTTGGATAGATTCTGGCACTCAACAATTACAAGCTTTTCAAGATTGGGCTTTAAATCAACAGGAACTTCCCATTAATTTAAGTGGTTTAGTTACCCAAATTTTAGACCGATTATCTAGTCAAATTCAGTCTTTCACTGGTAAAATCCTGACTTTTGCAGTTGATACCATCGGTATTGTCGTCAACGTCTTACTGGCTGTAGTGTTGACTGTCTACATGGTATTGAATGGCGAACGTCTGTGGAACGGCGTTTTTCAGTGGTTTCCTGCACACATTGCTTCCAAAGTACGGCAAATACTGCGGGAGGATTTCCACAATTACTTTATCGGTCAGGCAACGTTGGGGGCTGTGTTGGGATTGACAATTACGCTAGCATTTTTTGCGCTGCAAGTTCCTTTGGCACTACTTTTTGGCATCGGGATTGGCTTGTTTTCTCTTTTCCCTTTTGGTACAGGAATAGGTATCGCCATAGTCAGTTCTTTAGTGGCGTTGCAAAACTTTTGGTTAGGGGTCGAGGTTTTAGGTGTAGCTGTAGCAATTGACCAAGTGAATGCTAATTTTGTCGCACCCCGCATTTTGGGTAATTTGACTGGCTTAAATCCTGTGTGGGTAGTAGTTTCTTTATTGATAGGAGCTAAATTGGGAGGAGTTTTAGGTTTATTAATTGCCATTCCTCTTGCCAGTTTTATTAAGGATATAGCAGATAGTTGGCGGGCAGGTGAATTTATTCAGATAAATACAATTGAGCCGGAATCTGTAAAAGTTGTGAGTGAGACGGCAGGAACTTTTAGTTAA
- a CDS encoding chromophore lyase CpcT/CpeT, which translates to MTHSTDIATLARWMASDFSNQAQAFENPPFYAHIRVCMRPLPLEVLSGVSFFVEQAYDYDLNDPYRVRVLKLFNAGDRIQIENYTVKEEKNFYGASRNLERLKTLNADYLEKLPGCNMIVEWTGNSFKGTVEPGKGCIVFRKGQKTYLDSEFEIDEDKFISLDRGRDLDTDAHIWGSVAGPFHFVRWGSFADEVKTVIS; encoded by the coding sequence ATGACTCATTCTACGGATATTGCCACTTTAGCGCGCTGGATGGCATCTGATTTTAGCAATCAAGCACAAGCTTTTGAAAACCCTCCTTTTTATGCCCATATTCGCGTGTGTATGCGTCCCCTTCCCTTGGAAGTGTTATCAGGGGTTAGTTTTTTTGTTGAACAAGCTTATGACTATGACCTCAATGACCCCTATCGCGTGAGAGTATTGAAGTTGTTTAACGCAGGCGATCGCATCCAAATCGAAAACTACACTGTTAAGGAAGAAAAAAATTTCTACGGCGCATCTCGTAACCTCGAACGCCTCAAAACCTTAAACGCTGATTATTTAGAAAAGTTACCAGGCTGCAACATGATTGTAGAGTGGACTGGTAACAGTTTTAAAGGCACTGTGGAGCCAGGAAAAGGCTGCATCGTCTTTCGCAAAGGGCAAAAAACCTATCTAGATAGCGAGTTTGAAATTGACGAAGATAAATTCATCAGCCTCGATCGGGGACGGGATTTAGATACTGATGCACATATCTGGGGATCTGTCGCTGGGCCTTTTCACTTTGTCCGGTGGGGTAGTTTTGCTGATGAAGTGAAAACAGTTATCAGTTAA
- a CDS encoding glycosyltransferase family 4 protein, which produces MRILSIHNNYQIRGGEDESCEAEESLLREMGHEVDVYKEHNDRIATISQVSIALRTVWSTESYNIVKHKLRRSHCHLVHIQNFFPLISPSVYYAAKSAGLPVVQTLRNYRLLCPNGLFFRDGEVCEDCLGKSVPLPGVLHGCYRQHHLATTAVASMLTLHRLMHTWTEMVDFYITLTEFARQKLIAGGLPAKKIVVKPNFVHPDPGVGQGSGGYALFVGRLSTEKGLDTLLAAWEHLDGKVPLKIVGDGPLAAQVIASVNRLPNVEWLGRRSMSEVYNLMGEAMFVIFPSKWYETFGRVAVEAFAKGTPVIAANIGAIAELVESGRTGLHFTPGDSEDLTAKVLWAIANPALLHQMRQEARSEFELKYTAQQNYQQIMAIYQLVACTS; this is translated from the coding sequence ATGCGGATATTAAGTATACATAACAACTATCAGATTCGTGGTGGTGAAGACGAATCTTGCGAGGCGGAAGAGAGCCTGTTACGGGAAATGGGTCACGAAGTTGATGTCTATAAAGAACACAACGATCGCATAGCAACAATTTCTCAGGTATCGATCGCCCTGAGAACCGTCTGGTCAACGGAGTCTTACAACATTGTTAAACACAAACTTAGGCGATCGCATTGTCATCTTGTCCACATCCAGAATTTTTTCCCGTTAATTTCACCATCTGTCTACTATGCAGCCAAGTCTGCAGGCTTACCTGTAGTCCAGACACTGCGAAATTACCGTCTTCTCTGTCCCAATGGCTTATTTTTTCGTGATGGAGAGGTTTGTGAGGATTGCTTAGGGAAGTCTGTTCCTCTTCCTGGGGTTTTACATGGCTGCTATCGTCAACATCATTTAGCAACCACAGCTGTAGCCAGCATGTTAACTTTACACCGTCTCATGCACACTTGGACAGAAATGGTAGATTTTTATATCACCTTAACTGAGTTTGCACGGCAGAAGTTGATTGCAGGTGGTTTACCCGCAAAAAAAATTGTCGTTAAGCCTAACTTTGTACATCCTGACCCTGGTGTAGGTCAAGGTTCCGGTGGCTATGCTCTATTTGTCGGTAGACTTTCCACAGAAAAAGGACTAGACACCTTACTTGCGGCTTGGGAACATTTAGATGGAAAAGTTCCCTTGAAAATTGTCGGGGATGGTCCCTTGGCGGCTCAGGTAATTGCATCAGTAAATCGACTACCCAATGTGGAATGGCTGGGGCGCAGATCGATGTCAGAGGTATATAATCTCATGGGAGAGGCGATGTTTGTCATCTTTCCTTCCAAGTGGTATGAAACCTTTGGTCGGGTAGCAGTTGAAGCATTTGCTAAAGGTACTCCCGTAATTGCTGCCAATATTGGAGCGATCGCCGAATTAGTAGAATCTGGTCGTACAGGCTTACATTTTACACCTGGCGACTCAGAAGATTTAACAGCCAAGGTGTTATGGGCTATAGCAAATCCAGCCTTACTTCATCAGATGCGCCAAGAAGCCAGATCTGAGTTTGAACTGAAGTACACAGCACAACAAAACTACCAGCAAATCATGGCTATTTATCAACTAGTTGCTTGTACTTCATAG